In Mycolicibacterium alvei, a single window of DNA contains:
- a CDS encoding neutral zinc metallopeptidase, whose protein sequence is MARLRWWLGLACCAALLAGCGNATVIGGRATSMLFLPDRVGGLPVTDGHSGTRPEAPAPTRRAENTDGGQIDDLTLLAVDDIEDFWSQNYSGGSLPGTFTPVSRLVSYNSDASPGIEICGESTVGLTNAFYCLKSDVMAWDRGVAIPVAAQYFGQMGVVGVMAHEYGHAVQQQARLINEGTPVLVAEQQADCLAGVYLRWVAAGKSPRFELSTGDGLNHVLAGLIYIRDPLMTRIDATLTGNEHGSALDRVSAFQIGFSGNVDQCAAMDSDEITKRRGDLPKFLDFFGGPQSANSTITANLLDQTMQSLRQVYAPTNPPTLSTEPSVCPDAGPSPPASYCPATNTIVVDLDGLKALGEARSENDEQELLQGDNSAISVLTSRYALAVQHEKGLTLDTPVAAMRTGCLTGVGQAGMAEPGLPITLSAGDTDEAISSLLTNGLAASDVNGRVLPAGFTRILAYRSGLQGDDAQCYQRFP, encoded by the coding sequence TTGGCGAGGCTTCGCTGGTGGCTCGGTCTGGCCTGTTGTGCGGCACTGCTGGCCGGGTGCGGGAACGCCACCGTGATCGGAGGCAGGGCAACGTCGATGCTGTTCCTACCCGACCGGGTGGGCGGCCTGCCGGTGACCGACGGCCACAGCGGCACCCGGCCCGAGGCACCCGCTCCGACCCGCCGGGCCGAGAACACCGACGGCGGCCAGATCGACGATCTGACCCTGCTGGCCGTCGACGACATCGAGGACTTCTGGTCACAGAACTACAGCGGCGGCTCACTGCCGGGAACCTTCACCCCCGTCTCCCGACTGGTGTCCTACAACTCCGACGCCTCCCCCGGAATCGAGATCTGCGGGGAGAGCACGGTCGGCCTGACCAATGCGTTCTACTGCCTCAAGAGTGACGTGATGGCCTGGGACCGGGGCGTCGCAATTCCGGTGGCAGCGCAGTACTTCGGCCAGATGGGCGTGGTCGGGGTGATGGCCCACGAATACGGTCATGCCGTCCAGCAACAGGCGCGGCTGATCAACGAGGGCACGCCCGTACTGGTGGCCGAGCAGCAGGCCGATTGCCTGGCGGGGGTCTACCTTCGCTGGGTGGCGGCCGGAAAATCGCCGCGCTTCGAACTGAGCACCGGCGACGGACTCAACCACGTCCTGGCCGGGCTGATCTACATCCGCGATCCCCTGATGACCCGGATCGATGCCACCCTTACCGGAAACGAACACGGGTCCGCGCTGGACCGGGTCAGCGCCTTCCAGATCGGCTTCAGCGGCAACGTCGACCAGTGCGCGGCCATGGACTCCGACGAAATCACCAAGCGCCGTGGTGATCTGCCCAAATTCCTCGACTTCTTCGGCGGCCCGCAAAGTGCCAACAGCACGATCACCGCCAACCTGTTGGACCAGACCATGCAGTCGCTGCGGCAGGTCTACGCACCCACCAATCCACCCACGTTGAGCACCGAGCCCAGCGTGTGCCCCGACGCCGGACCGTCACCACCGGCGTCCTATTGCCCGGCGACCAACACCATCGTCGTCGACCTGGACGGACTGAAAGCCTTGGGGGAAGCCAGAAGTGAGAACGACGAACAGGAGCTCCTGCAGGGCGACAACTCGGCGATCTCCGTCCTGACATCGCGGTACGCCTTGGCCGTGCAACACGAGAAGGGCCTGACGCTGGACACCCCCGTGGCCGCGATGCGCACCGGCTGCCTGACCGGTGTGGGTCAGGCCGGGATGGCCGAGCCCGGCCTGCCGATCACGCTGTCGGCCGGTGACACCGACGAGGCGATCAGCAGCCTGCTCACCAACGGGCTGGCCGCCAGCGACGTCAACGGCCGGGTTCTGCCGGCGGGGTTCACCCGCATCCTGGCCTACCGGTCCGGCCTGCAGGGCGATGACGCACAGTGCTACCAG
- a CDS encoding peroxiredoxin: protein MALLSIGSQFPEYDLTAVVGGDLSKVDAKQPDDYFTRVTNKDDDGKWRIIFFWPKDFTFVCPTEIAAFGKLNEDFEDRDAKVIGVSVDNEFVHFQWRAQHEDLKKLPFPMVSDLKRELTTAAGVLNADGVADRATFIVDPNNEIQFVSVTAGSVGRNVDEVLRVLDALQSDELCACNWKKGDPTLNAGELLSEAV from the coding sequence ATGGCACTCTTGTCGATTGGTTCTCAGTTCCCGGAATACGACCTGACGGCCGTGGTTGGCGGAGATCTGTCCAAGGTCGATGCCAAGCAGCCCGACGATTATTTCACGCGCGTCACCAACAAGGATGACGACGGCAAGTGGCGGATCATCTTCTTCTGGCCCAAGGACTTCACCTTCGTATGCCCCACCGAGATCGCCGCGTTCGGCAAGCTCAACGAAGACTTCGAGGATCGCGACGCCAAGGTGATCGGCGTTTCGGTGGACAACGAGTTCGTCCACTTCCAGTGGCGTGCACAGCACGAGGACCTGAAGAAGCTGCCTTTCCCGATGGTCTCCGACCTCAAGCGTGAACTCACCACTGCGGCCGGCGTGCTCAACGCCGACGGTGTCGCCGACCGCGCCACCTTCATCGTCGACCCCAACAACGAGATCCAGTTCGTCTCCGTGACCGCCGGTTCGGTGGGCCGCAACGTCGACGAGGTACTGCGGGTTCTCGACGCGCTGCAGTCCGACGAGCTGTGCGCCTGCAACTGGAAGAAGGGCGACCCGACGCTGAACGCCGGTGAGCTGCTGTCCGAGGCGGTGTAG
- the ahpD gene encoding alkyl hydroperoxide reductase AhpD produces MSIDNIKEALPEYAKDLKLNFGSIVKSTELNEQQLWGALVATAAATKSQQLLKEISEDALDVLSAEAYNAALGAASIMGMNNVFYRSKGQLDGRYDDLRAGLRMNIIANPGVPKADFELWSLAVSAINGCSYCLSAHETVLRDAEVSRTAIFEAIRLASIVSGVAQALLTADALAGV; encoded by the coding sequence GTGAGCATCGACAACATCAAGGAAGCACTTCCGGAGTACGCGAAGGACCTCAAGCTCAACTTCGGCAGCATCGTGAAGTCCACGGAGCTCAACGAGCAGCAGTTGTGGGGCGCGCTGGTCGCTACGGCGGCTGCCACCAAGTCGCAGCAGCTGCTGAAGGAGATCTCCGAGGACGCCCTCGACGTGCTGAGCGCGGAGGCGTACAACGCCGCCCTCGGCGCTGCCTCGATCATGGGGATGAACAACGTCTTCTACCGCAGCAAGGGTCAGCTCGACGGCCGCTATGACGACCTGCGGGCCGGGCTGCGGATGAACATCATCGCCAACCCGGGTGTGCCCAAGGCGGACTTCGAGCTGTGGTCGCTGGCTGTCTCGGCGATCAACGGTTGCTCGTACTGCCTGTCCGCGCACGAGACGGTGCTGCGCGACGCCGAGGTGTCCCGCACGGCGATCTTCGAGGCCATCCGGCTGGCGTCGATCGTCTCGGGGGTAGCCCAGGCGCTGCTCACCGCGGACGCGCTCGCCGGAGTCTGA
- a CDS encoding MFS transporter → MTESRSGTRGTRIDATVRKAITGASIGNAVEWFDFAIYGFLATYIAANFFPTGNETAALLNTFAIFAAAFFMRPLGGFVFGPLGDRLGRQRVLAVVILLMSAATLGIGLLPTYATIGVAAPLLLLLLRCLQGFSAGGEYGGGAVYLAEYASNRRRGFTVTFIAWSGVLGFLLGSVTVTLLQAYLPSEAMESYGWRIPFLVAAPLGLVGLYIRLRLDDTPEFAKLDEADRVSTSPLREAVGTARRAILQVIGMFIVFNVGYYVVFTFLPTYFIKTLHFSKTEAFVSITLASLVALILILPLAALSDRIGRRPLLLAGSAGFVVLAYPLFLLMNSGSVTAAIVGHCLLAAIESVYVATAVTAGVELFATRVRYSGFSIGYNIAVALFGGTTPYVVTWLTAATGNSLAPALYLVAAGVVSVLTVLTLRESAGQPMRGVDDPSDQQRATMTP, encoded by the coding sequence TTGACGGAATCAAGAAGCGGCACCCGTGGCACCCGCATAGATGCCACCGTGCGCAAGGCGATCACCGGTGCGTCCATCGGCAATGCGGTCGAGTGGTTCGACTTCGCCATCTACGGATTCCTGGCGACCTACATCGCCGCGAACTTCTTCCCGACGGGAAACGAAACAGCCGCGCTGCTCAACACTTTCGCCATCTTCGCCGCGGCCTTCTTCATGCGTCCGCTCGGCGGGTTCGTGTTCGGCCCGCTGGGGGACCGATTGGGGCGCCAACGGGTGCTCGCCGTGGTGATCCTGCTGATGTCGGCCGCCACGCTGGGCATCGGCCTGCTGCCCACCTACGCCACCATCGGTGTGGCAGCACCGCTGCTGCTACTCCTGCTGCGGTGCCTGCAGGGATTCTCGGCCGGTGGCGAATATGGCGGCGGTGCAGTCTATCTCGCCGAATACGCAAGCAACCGACGGCGCGGGTTCACCGTCACGTTCATCGCGTGGTCGGGCGTGCTGGGCTTCCTGCTCGGCTCGGTCACCGTCACGCTGCTGCAGGCATATCTGCCGTCGGAGGCGATGGAGAGCTACGGCTGGCGCATCCCGTTCCTGGTGGCCGCACCACTGGGTCTGGTCGGCCTCTACATCCGGCTGCGACTCGATGACACCCCTGAATTCGCCAAGCTCGACGAAGCGGACCGGGTGTCGACCTCGCCACTACGCGAAGCCGTCGGCACGGCACGGCGCGCGATCCTGCAGGTCATCGGAATGTTCATCGTGTTCAACGTCGGCTACTACGTCGTCTTCACCTTCCTGCCGACCTACTTCATCAAGACCCTGCACTTCAGCAAGACCGAGGCATTCGTCTCGATCACCCTGGCCAGTCTGGTGGCGTTGATCCTGATCCTGCCGTTGGCCGCGCTGTCGGACCGGATCGGGCGCAGACCACTGCTGCTGGCGGGATCTGCGGGCTTCGTCGTGCTGGCGTATCCGCTTTTCCTGCTGATGAATTCGGGATCGGTGACGGCGGCGATCGTCGGGCACTGCCTGCTGGCGGCCATCGAATCGGTGTACGTCGCAACGGCGGTGACGGCCGGTGTGGAGCTGTTCGCCACCCGGGTCCGCTACAGCGGCTTCTCGATCGGCTACAACATCGCCGTCGCGTTGTTCGGCGGGACCACACCCTATGTGGTCACCTGGCTCACCGCGGCGACCGGCAACAGCCTGGCACCGGCGCTGTATCTGGTTGCCGCGGGCGTCGTCTCGGTTCTCACCGTCCTGACGTTGCGCGAGAGCGCGGGGCAACCGATGCGTGGCGTCGACGACCCGTCGGATCAGCAACGTGCCACGATGACACCGTGA
- a CDS encoding LacI family DNA-binding transcriptional regulator codes for MSTTRGRPTKADVAKLANVSTATVSYVLNNVEGQRISEQTQAAVRKAAADLGYRPNLAARNLAVGGSGVVLYIVPRTDLGELPLEVGSRLTTALGRHGIVLSMQLETDDGQNIVDAVASLNPVAVAGVFPLTGAAAAAVEAARIPQIYLGSEKLRALGSLHLTVGAMRVEHLISRGHTRLAFAYSGADVLRPLGDYWLSGLRVAAAEHGLPEIEVGTVATDGSDAASVVSEWLSAGVTAVCAQSDETAFVVLHGIRRAGVRCPEDLAVMGVDAIPLGAVSCPPLTSVVFDAKTIVDAAVPAMMAELGYPTLADVEASDPAGLIVRDTT; via the coding sequence GTGAGCACGACGAGAGGCCGCCCGACGAAAGCCGACGTTGCCAAGCTGGCCAACGTCTCCACCGCAACCGTCAGCTATGTCCTCAACAATGTCGAGGGACAACGGATCTCGGAACAGACTCAGGCCGCGGTGCGCAAGGCGGCCGCCGATCTGGGCTACCGGCCCAACCTCGCGGCCCGCAACCTCGCCGTCGGCGGCAGTGGTGTGGTGCTCTACATCGTGCCGCGGACCGACCTGGGCGAACTGCCCCTGGAGGTCGGCAGTCGCCTCACCACCGCGTTGGGCCGGCACGGCATCGTGCTGTCGATGCAGCTGGAGACGGACGACGGCCAGAACATCGTCGACGCGGTGGCGAGCCTCAACCCGGTGGCTGTCGCGGGCGTGTTCCCGCTCACCGGTGCGGCTGCCGCGGCTGTCGAGGCGGCGCGGATTCCGCAGATCTACCTGGGCAGCGAGAAGTTGCGCGCGCTCGGGTCGTTGCACCTGACCGTCGGAGCGATGCGGGTGGAACATCTCATATCGCGCGGCCACACCCGCCTGGCCTTCGCCTACTCCGGTGCCGATGTGCTGAGGCCATTGGGCGACTACTGGTTGTCGGGCCTTCGGGTGGCCGCCGCTGAACACGGCCTGCCCGAGATCGAGGTCGGCACCGTGGCCACCGACGGATCCGATGCGGCCAGCGTGGTGTCGGAATGGCTGTCAGCGGGTGTCACGGCCGTGTGCGCGCAAAGCGACGAGACCGCGTTCGTGGTGTTGCACGGGATACGTCGGGCCGGGGTGCGCTGCCCGGAGGACCTCGCGGTCATGGGGGTCGACGCGATACCGCTGGGTGCGGTGAGTTGTCCGCCGCTGACGTCAGTCGTGTTCGACGCCAAGACGATCGTCGATGCCGCAGTACCGGCCATGATGGCCGAACTCGGATATCCCACGCTCGCCGATGTCGAGGCCAGTGACCCCGCCGGGCTGATCGTGCGGGACACCACCTGA
- a CDS encoding cytochrome P450, with protein MSVSTTNDVYFDPYDVEINANPYPTFARLREESPLYYNEQYDFYALSRFADVNKGLVDHETFSSARGAIIELIKANIDIPSGALIFEDPPIHTVHRKLLARMFTPRKINALEPKIREFCAQSLDPLVGSGEIDFIKDFGAIMPMRVISALLGIPEDDQEMIRDHGNDQMRTEAGKPMKAAQDGLVDGSIFETYIDWRKDNPSDDIMTDLLNVEFTDEHGVTRKLTREELLIYINVVAGAGNETTTRLIGWAAKVLAEHPDQRRQLVENPALIPQAIEELLRFEPPAPHVARYVTRDVELHGQTVPEGSVMMMLIGAAVRDGRQFPPDGEVFDIHREQRQHLAFSVGTHYCLGSALARLEGRIALEEMLKRFPEWDVDLSNAVLSPTSTVRGWDSMPAFIR; from the coding sequence GTGAGTGTGAGCACCACCAATGACGTATATTTCGATCCCTACGACGTCGAGATCAACGCCAACCCGTACCCGACCTTCGCTCGGCTCCGCGAGGAATCGCCGCTCTACTACAACGAGCAGTACGACTTCTACGCGCTGAGCCGGTTCGCCGATGTCAACAAGGGCCTCGTCGATCACGAGACCTTCAGCTCGGCCCGCGGCGCGATCATCGAACTGATCAAGGCCAACATCGACATACCTTCGGGCGCACTGATTTTCGAGGATCCGCCGATCCACACCGTGCATCGCAAGTTGTTGGCCCGGATGTTCACGCCGCGCAAGATCAACGCGCTGGAGCCCAAGATCCGCGAGTTCTGCGCGCAGTCGTTGGACCCGCTGGTCGGCAGCGGCGAGATCGACTTCATCAAGGACTTCGGCGCGATCATGCCGATGCGGGTGATCAGCGCGCTGCTCGGTATTCCCGAGGACGACCAGGAGATGATCCGCGATCACGGCAACGATCAGATGCGGACCGAGGCAGGCAAGCCGATGAAGGCGGCCCAGGACGGTCTGGTCGACGGTTCGATCTTCGAGACCTACATCGACTGGCGCAAGGACAACCCGTCCGACGACATCATGACCGACCTGCTCAACGTCGAGTTCACCGATGAGCACGGCGTCACCCGCAAGCTCACCCGCGAAGAACTGCTCATCTACATCAACGTGGTGGCGGGTGCGGGCAACGAGACCACCACGCGGCTGATCGGTTGGGCGGCCAAGGTTCTCGCCGAGCATCCCGATCAGCGTCGCCAATTGGTCGAGAACCCCGCGCTCATCCCGCAGGCCATCGAGGAGCTGCTGCGGTTCGAGCCGCCGGCCCCCCACGTTGCCCGCTACGTCACCCGTGACGTCGAGCTCCACGGCCAGACGGTCCCGGAGGGCAGCGTGATGATGATGCTCATCGGCGCGGCCGTCCGGGACGGCCGCCAGTTCCCGCCCGACGGCGAGGTTTTCGACATCCACCGCGAGCAGCGCCAGCATCTGGCGTTCAGCGTCGGCACCCACTACTGCCTGGGCTCGGCGTTGGCTCGGCTGGAGGGCCGGATCGCGTTGGAGGAGATGCTCAAGCGTTTCCCGGAGTGGGATGTCGACCTGTCCAACGCGGTGTTGTCGCCGACTTCGACTGTCCGCGGCTGGGATTCGATGCCGGCGTTTATCCGGTGA
- a CDS encoding phosphotransferase, with protein MTAALADHHPGAVVDRVTIDMRDDGTNRRARLSVTYSSGSGPATVFAKAVDPGHKEMIKYTSGLLHEPRLFNSKVILPLEHPTVYAAPIDEGDEDFVLVMEDLTARGADPRDATRPLTVEQAANGVRGLARMHGAYWGERVHRPGLEWLEPFEPWDGMQWAPLPAALERLGDDAPASVHALTIDHLVEGIWKPFIRTLTSPGTSQTLLHGDPHIGNTYLVPDGDLGFLDWQVARHGNFSLDLGYFLQGALTTEDRRVSERALLEEYRDELGLPADELPSPDEIWLRYRASVAHGLMTWLATASAGELWQRPDIALALAQRYSAAYEDLQTAQALADLTG; from the coding sequence ATGACGGCGGCACTGGCCGACCACCACCCGGGTGCGGTGGTGGACCGCGTGACGATCGACATGCGCGACGACGGCACCAACCGTCGGGCCCGCCTGTCGGTCACGTACTCCTCGGGTTCGGGACCTGCCACGGTGTTCGCCAAGGCCGTCGATCCCGGCCACAAGGAGATGATCAAGTACACCAGCGGGCTGCTCCATGAGCCCCGGTTGTTCAACTCCAAAGTTATTCTGCCGCTGGAACATCCGACGGTTTACGCCGCGCCGATCGACGAGGGCGACGAAGATTTCGTGCTGGTCATGGAGGATCTCACCGCCCGTGGTGCCGATCCGCGCGATGCGACCCGTCCACTGACCGTGGAGCAGGCCGCGAACGGGGTGCGCGGCCTGGCCCGGATGCACGGCGCGTACTGGGGTGAGCGCGTGCACCGGCCCGGCCTGGAGTGGCTGGAACCGTTCGAGCCGTGGGACGGCATGCAGTGGGCGCCCTTGCCCGCGGCGCTCGAGCGGTTGGGGGACGACGCCCCGGCCAGTGTGCACGCATTGACCATCGACCATCTGGTGGAAGGGATCTGGAAACCCTTCATCCGCACGTTGACCTCGCCCGGTACGTCCCAGACGCTGCTGCACGGGGACCCGCACATCGGGAACACCTACCTGGTGCCCGACGGTGATCTCGGGTTCCTCGACTGGCAGGTGGCCCGTCACGGCAACTTCTCCCTGGATCTCGGCTACTTCCTGCAGGGTGCGCTGACCACCGAGGACCGCCGGGTGTCCGAGCGTGCGCTGCTCGAGGAATATCGCGACGAACTCGGGCTGCCCGCCGACGAACTGCCGTCGCCCGACGAGATCTGGTTGCGCTACCGGGCATCGGTCGCCCACGGCCTGATGACCTGGCTGGCGACGGCCAGCGCGGGCGAGTTGTGGCAGCGTCCCGATATCGCGCTGGCGCTGGCGCAGCGGTATTCCGCGGCCTACGAGGACCTGCAGACCGCACAGGCGCTGGCCGATCTCACCGGTTAG
- a CDS encoding SDR family NAD(P)-dependent oxidoreductase, with product MTGVVVTGAASGIGRASAEALIADGRRVALWDMAPEVRDVAEGLGMPCAVIDVCDTGAMTAAVEEAAQALDGIDGLVHAAGRVLPEPVGAFTEESWDAVLDVNLRAQALLVQLLLPHLEKSAKDGGSPAVVGISSIEGLAANPFIPAYCASKAGLLGMTRSMAAQLGPSGIRVNAVCPGFIHTPMLQMALDVEELRASFEQAAPLGRLGQPDEIGAAVAFLMSPKASFITGTQLVVDGGVTSRHA from the coding sequence ATGACAGGTGTGGTGGTGACAGGTGCAGCGTCGGGGATCGGCCGGGCCAGCGCGGAGGCGCTGATCGCAGATGGTCGGCGGGTTGCGTTGTGGGACATGGCGCCCGAGGTCCGCGACGTGGCCGAGGGTCTGGGAATGCCCTGCGCGGTGATCGACGTGTGCGACACCGGTGCCATGACGGCGGCCGTCGAGGAGGCGGCGCAGGCGCTCGACGGTATCGACGGACTGGTGCATGCCGCGGGGCGGGTACTTCCCGAACCGGTGGGCGCGTTCACCGAGGAGTCCTGGGACGCGGTGCTCGACGTGAATCTGCGTGCACAGGCACTGCTGGTGCAATTGTTGCTGCCACACCTGGAGAAATCCGCGAAGGACGGCGGATCACCGGCGGTGGTCGGCATCTCCAGCATCGAAGGCCTGGCCGCCAATCCGTTCATCCCGGCCTACTGTGCCTCCAAGGCCGGTCTGCTCGGTATGACGCGGTCGATGGCTGCGCAGTTGGGCCCGTCGGGAATTCGTGTCAACGCGGTATGCCCGGGCTTCATCCATACGCCGATGCTCCAGATGGCGCTGGATGTCGAGGAGCTCCGCGCGAGCTTCGAACAGGCCGCGCCGCTGGGCCGGCTCGGTCAACCCGACGAGATCGGGGCGGCCGTGGCGTTCCTGATGTCGCCGAAGGCGTCGTTCATCACCGGCACGCAGCTCGTGGTCGACGGGGGAGTGACCAGCCGTCACGCGTGA
- a CDS encoding class I adenylate-forming enzyme family protein — protein MSISLLLEMAVSGGPDRTAVVSDDLRLTTEELSTLADGGAGVIAASGAAHVAYVGTGGALLPLLLFASARAAVPFTPLNYRLSRDGLHELIERLPDALVVADAEYADVVAGTGKQVMTSKEFLAAARTAEPAAEFADPDAVAVVLFTSGTTSRPKAVELTHNNLTSYITGTVEFASAASEDAALICVPPYHIAGVSAAMSNLYAGRKMVYLRHFDADQWVDLVRTEGVTSATVVPTMLDRIVTALEKAGLELPTLRNLAYGGSKVALPLVRKALQLLPNVGFVNAYGLTETSSTIAVLGPDDHREALAAEDASAARRLGSVGQVVPGIEVQIRADDGTVLGAGETGELFVRGEQVSGRYTDIGSVLDAEGWFPTKDVAMLDEGGYLFIGGRSDDTIIRGGENIAPAEIEDVLVEHPEVRDVAVVGPEDPQWGQIIVAVVVPVEGTSPDPDALREHVRSQLRGSRTPDRVVFRDELPTNPTGKVLRRQLVEELAPISKESA, from the coding sequence ATGAGCATCTCGCTACTGCTGGAGATGGCGGTCTCGGGCGGGCCCGACCGCACTGCGGTGGTGTCCGACGACCTCCGCCTGACCACCGAGGAACTCAGCACCCTGGCCGACGGCGGCGCCGGTGTCATCGCGGCCTCCGGGGCCGCTCACGTGGCCTACGTCGGCACCGGCGGCGCGCTGCTGCCGCTGCTGCTGTTCGCCTCGGCCCGTGCCGCCGTCCCATTTACCCCGCTGAACTACCGGCTCAGCCGCGACGGCCTGCACGAGCTCATCGAGCGCCTGCCCGACGCGCTGGTGGTCGCCGACGCCGAATACGCCGACGTTGTCGCCGGGACAGGCAAGCAGGTCATGACCTCCAAGGAGTTCCTGGCCGCCGCCCGGACTGCCGAGCCCGCCGCCGAGTTCGCCGATCCCGACGCGGTCGCGGTCGTGCTGTTCACCTCGGGCACCACCTCGCGTCCCAAGGCCGTCGAGCTCACCCACAACAACCTGACGAGCTACATCACCGGCACCGTCGAATTCGCCTCGGCGGCATCCGAAGACGCGGCCCTGATCTGCGTCCCGCCGTATCACATCGCCGGGGTCAGCGCGGCGATGTCGAACCTGTACGCCGGCCGGAAGATGGTGTATCTGCGGCACTTCGACGCCGACCAGTGGGTCGATCTGGTGCGCACCGAAGGCGTCACGTCCGCCACCGTCGTACCGACCATGCTCGACCGCATCGTCACCGCGCTGGAGAAAGCCGGCCTCGAGCTGCCCACCCTGCGCAACCTCGCCTACGGCGGCTCCAAGGTGGCGCTACCCCTGGTCCGCAAGGCACTGCAGCTGCTGCCGAACGTCGGCTTCGTCAACGCCTACGGCTTGACCGAAACCAGTTCCACCATCGCGGTTCTGGGCCCCGACGATCACCGCGAGGCCTTGGCCGCCGAAGACGCGTCCGCCGCCCGGCGGCTCGGCTCGGTGGGCCAGGTGGTGCCCGGCATCGAGGTACAGATCCGTGCCGACGACGGCACCGTGCTGGGCGCCGGCGAGACCGGCGAGCTGTTCGTGCGCGGTGAGCAGGTGTCGGGACGCTACACCGACATCGGCTCGGTGCTCGACGCCGAAGGCTGGTTCCCCACCAAGGATGTCGCCATGCTCGACGAGGGCGGCTACCTGTTCATCGGCGGACGATCCGACGACACCATCATCCGCGGCGGCGAGAACATCGCCCCGGCCGAGATCGAGGACGTCCTCGTCGAACATCCCGAAGTCCGCGACGTCGCCGTCGTCGGGCCCGAGGATCCCCAGTGGGGACAGATCATCGTGGCCGTCGTGGTGCCCGTCGAGGGCACTTCCCCCGACCCGGACGCGTTGCGCGAACATGTCCGCAGCCAACTGCGCGGATCGCGCACCCCCGACCGGGTGGTGTTCCGCGACGAACTGCCCACCAACCCGACCGGCAAGGTCCTGCGCCGCCAACTCGTCGAGGAACTCGCACCGATCTCTAAGGAGTCAGCATGA
- a CDS encoding SDR family oxidoreductase: MSSQQESFTDRTLVVSGGSRGIGLAIALGAARRGANVVLLAKTAEPHPKLSGTVYTAVAEVEAAGGKGVAVVGDVRKEEDVARAVETAVEHFGGVDIVINNASAISTDATESLSAKKFDLMMDINVRGTFLLTKAALPHLRKSANPQVLTLAPPMNMNPYWLGAHPSYTLSKYGMTLLSLGWAAEYADAGIGFSCLWPETYIATAAVTNLADGDTMATRSRNPEIMADAAVEILSRPAAEVSGQTFIDSEVLASSGVTDLSRYGGGDNPIIDIFIDAPGQGL, translated from the coding sequence ATGTCCAGCCAGCAAGAGTCATTCACCGATCGCACGCTGGTCGTGTCCGGCGGCAGCCGCGGGATCGGGCTGGCGATCGCGCTCGGCGCGGCCCGCCGCGGGGCGAACGTGGTGCTGCTGGCCAAGACCGCAGAACCCCACCCCAAGCTCTCCGGCACCGTCTACACCGCCGTGGCCGAGGTGGAGGCCGCCGGCGGCAAGGGTGTCGCGGTCGTGGGCGATGTCCGCAAGGAAGAGGACGTGGCCCGCGCGGTCGAGACCGCAGTCGAGCACTTCGGCGGCGTCGACATCGTGATCAACAACGCCAGCGCCATCTCCACCGACGCCACCGAGTCGTTGTCGGCCAAGAAGTTCGACCTGATGATGGACATCAACGTCCGCGGCACTTTCCTGCTCACCAAGGCCGCACTGCCGCACCTGCGCAAGTCGGCCAATCCCCAGGTGCTGACGCTCGCCCCGCCGATGAACATGAACCCCTACTGGCTGGGCGCCCACCCGTCGTACACCCTGTCCAAGTACGGCATGACGCTGCTGTCGTTGGGCTGGGCCGCCGAGTATGCGGACGCCGGAATCGGTTTCAGCTGCCTGTGGCCCGAGACCTACATCGCCACCGCGGCGGTGACGAATCTGGCCGATGGCGACACGATGGCCACGCGCTCCCGCAACCCCGAGATCATGGCGGATGCGGCCGTGGAGATCCTGTCCCGCCCGGCGGCCGAGGTGAGCGGTCAGACCTTCATCGACTCGGAGGTACTCGCCTCCTCCGGTGTCACCGACCTCTCCCGCTACGGCGGCGGGGATAATCCGATCATCGACATCTTCATCGACGCGCCGGGACAGGGCCTATGA